One genomic window of Fusobacterium simiae includes the following:
- a CDS encoding ABC transporter substrate-binding protein yields the protein MKKCLKIFCLFGMIIFIIIFFSACKKENEKIEVPKEKIIIKLGVPKAPPTLPLLRVIDSKALGENYDFQIEFWDSPEVLIGMVQSNQCDYFASPLTVTANLYNKGLGVRLTNIASWGGGSVLSTNKNIKDWKDLKGKTIYMTLKSTPDDVFTHYFLNRAGFKEGIDYEMIYSPMAEATNMMISGKVEIAMNIEPNISTILSKNPNVTEVINIGDEWKKLHDGNSLPGAGLITTVKFAEEHPDLVIKIEEEYAKALKWVIENPSEAALLGEKILEIKKESLEKAIPNMELKYVGAENAKEVLDPYYKAILDFDKKMIGGKIPDEKLYFKK from the coding sequence ATGAAAAAATGCTTAAAGATATTTTGTTTATTTGGTATGATTATATTTATTATAATTTTTTTTTCTGCATGTAAAAAAGAAAATGAAAAAATAGAAGTTCCTAAAGAAAAAATAATTATAAAATTAGGTGTTCCTAAAGCTCCTCCTACTTTACCTCTTTTAAGGGTAATTGATTCAAAAGCTTTAGGAGAAAATTATGATTTTCAAATTGAATTTTGGGATTCACCTGAAGTTTTAATTGGAATGGTTCAATCTAATCAATGTGATTATTTTGCTTCCCCACTTACAGTAACTGCTAATTTGTATAACAAAGGTTTAGGAGTTAGATTAACAAATATTGCATCATGGGGAGGAGGTTCTGTGTTAAGTACTAATAAAAATATAAAAGATTGGAAAGATTTAAAAGGAAAAACAATTTATATGACATTAAAATCAACTCCTGATGATGTTTTTACTCATTATTTTTTAAATAGAGCTGGATTTAAAGAAGGGATAGATTATGAAATGATATATTCTCCTATGGCAGAAGCAACTAATATGATGATTTCTGGGAAAGTTGAAATTGCAATGAATATTGAACCAAACATAAGTACTATTTTAAGTAAAAATCCTAATGTTACAGAAGTAATAAATATAGGTGATGAATGGAAAAAACTTCATGATGGAAATAGCCTTCCAGGTGCTGGTTTAATTACAACAGTAAAATTTGCAGAAGAACATCCAGATTTGGTTATAAAAATTGAAGAAGAATATGCAAAAGCACTTAAATGGGTTATAGAAAATCCAAGTGAAGCAGCTCTACTTGGTGAAAAAATATTAGAAATAAAAAAAGAAAGTTTAGAAAAAGCTATTCCTAACATGGAACTTAAATATGTAGGAGCAGAAAATGCAAAAGAAGTTTTAGATCCATATTATAAAGCAATTCTTGATTTTGATAAAAAAATGATAGGAGGAAAGATTCCTGATGAAAAATTATATTTTAAAAAATAA